DNA sequence from the Nicotiana tomentosiformis chromosome 3, ASM39032v3, whole genome shotgun sequence genome:
AAACTACAGCTTCATCAAGTAAGGTTATTGCTCTTAAGACTTTCAAATGAAAAAATCATGCAATAAAATACAAGCCCGAGAAAGTATAATTATAACTAACCACAGAACCGAAACAAGATCAGGGGTTGTCACAACGCAAAATTATATGTACCTTGGCGTTTACATCGGCATTCCTGCTTAAAAGCAATTTAGTGATGCTGAGATGACCACGATCTACAGCCCAGTGCAAGGGGGCACGACCCTCACTGTCTGGAATCATGTCAAGAAACAACTTTCAGTCAACatcaaataaacaaaagaaagcaaaagctgCACTACAAGTTCCAGGTAGACATCATTCAAGAAGCTCCAGGGTCGTCACACTCGACCACTCTAAACATTCTCTCAGTTCTCCACCCGATTATTTTTCTTCTTGGTATGAACGCAAGAGAATCATCAAGAATCATCTTAGTTCAATGAAAATTGACCCATCCTCGGGAGTTGATTATTAATTAAAAACCATAAGCAAAGCAAATACCAGTGAATCAAACATATCAACACTAAAACACCACAACTAAACTTCACAAGAATTGATTTATCACATTGAGAACCAACCTTTCACATTCACAGGAACACCACTCTCAATGCACTTAAGCAAGTTCTCCTCGTCCCCTTCTCTGGCAAAGGCATGAATTGCATCCAATTTTCTGCAAAGAGAATAGAGGGTATGTGAAGCattataattattataaaatAGACACATATAGATAAAAGACAAAAGAATGAGAGAAAGTTACACAACTTGAAAATGACCAACAAAGTACAGCTTGTTCAAAAGTTCATCCCTCAGATAAACAAGAAAAGCGTAGTTAAATAAGGAACCTCATCTAAGACTTGTTAAGACAGACAGATTAGATGCTGCTTATTGTTAGCACCATTGCCTCTagtgtaggaaaaataaaataagaatgaAACTATAATACAAAATAACCTCTATAAACTCGCCAGAACCACAGAGTTGAAATTCCAAAGAATATTTCTGCTTTTTGATGCCAAGATAAACTAGTTATAGACTACATAGCAGTTGTTGCAGAGACCGTCCTTCACAAATAGAATGAACGACGACAACAAATAAAAGAACCACACAGTATCCAGCCCACATTTTACAAAAGGCCAAAAGAACAATGTGTCGGTTAAAGTTTAAACTACCAAGCCAAATAGTAAAAGGTCTTCAGGCTTAGAACTCACAATAAAGTTTGATTGATTAAACCAGAGTCTGGAAGATTTTCCTTCGACATTTACAGCAATTATAGGTTTAGCTATTAAGGGGAGGGGTAGGACATAAAAAAGGAACAGAACCATGACATACTTATACTAACGTATAATTTCTAATTTTTTCCACACTTACTAGAAGAATATGAATTCCTTAGTCTTTGTTAGGAGAAAGTGTGAGTTCAATGTATTTAAAATAGTAAACTTTGGTCCTACAAAAGTTTTAGAGTTATATAACATGTATCAGAACTTTTCCTTTAAAAAAAGTGCAACGCTTAAATGGGATGGGTTGAAATAACAAGGGATAATTTTTTGGGACTGAGTGCATGATTTCCGCGAAAGGGGCACATTTAAATTGTTATACAAGTaacattttaaagaaaaaaaaaacataggCTGCAAAAGTTTGGGTTCACACAAGTTAAAGAACCTTACAACTCGTTTCCGGATTCCTCCTCATCGATGAAGGTACTGAAAACAGGTCCCATTGGCCCTCTAGAATCTGCATTACGTGCAACACTACTTTCTTCGTCCTTCTTTTTCTATTCGAGCATGTTGAGAAGACCAAACAGCAATAAGAAGACAGCGAGGAGAAGAAAAAGAAGTAGAACATTCATTTAGTCCAGGAAAACAAAGACATGATCGATTGCTATTAAAAACAAAGATGTGTCTCTTACAGTTTCAGATCCAGAAAGCCAGGAAGGATATAACTCAGTCACGATATCAAGATACTTCTCCATGGCTTCTTCAGGAGGCATGGCACCCAATTTCTGCCATGCTTGCCTAATACATGATCAAAGTAAACCTTATCATCAGTCATGCAAGAAAGACCAACCAAAATATACTATTAATAACTTAGAAAACATTTTATCTACAGTAAGACACTTAGGAAACAAATTAAAAGGATATAGAGCATTCATTTTGAAGTGATGAGCTATACGGTTTGAACTTATAACAATTCTTTGATCTTGCTAGTTGGAAAAATCTTATTGCTTTTACAAGGGAAATGAGAGTTTAGTCTATAAGCTATTTTTCTTGTGCCGTCTTCGTTGTGCAGAAGTAATCATGCTTTTCTACACAGGGATTGGTTGAGAGAGTGGCTGTGATTTTTTCTGATAGCAACAACGTACCTCTTGAGAGATTTGTTTTCAAGATAAATGTGAACCAGTCCTGTGGTTTGAAGTTGGAGGAAGCTAATCTGAagttctctctaaaatcattttTGATCAAGCTTCCTTTGTCACAGTCGATGATGAAGGTTCTTCCACCAGGTAACCTCTATTAGAAACTTCATTTAAAACGTCACTTCAGATCTTCCCCTAATCACATTAGATTAGTGTGTTTGTATTTACTAGATGTGCTTAAGACTAAGTATCTAAGGGGAAAGGGAGGTTGATGCTATAGAACCTTTGTGCTGAATTGATCATTTTAGGTGACATCTTATCCCTGAGACATCCATCTCTAGCCACCttatgaattattatataaaagccAGTACAGTTAAAAAAGTCTTACATATCCTTGAAGCGGGATTATGTCATGAAAGATGCCACACACAACTTTATTCAAAACAACACTGTCAATGCAATCCGAACAATTTGTTTTCAAGCAAAGTAATACATTCAGAGAAGTCCTCGGGAACTTCCACTTCCCTCACCCCTTATTATCATCCTATTGTCTATCATAGCTAGCAGTAAATTTGTGTACATCAATTTCATAAACTTTGATATCTCATTCAATATTCCAACAAGGAGACAATAGCCTTCAATTGCTTACCCTAATAAGCCGTAGCACAATATGGTTCACTATACTTTAAGTTACTTTAGCAACTTCTAAGAGTATACTCTTGCACTGATAACTAAGCATCAGCATCTAGTCTTAGTACTCCTATCAAGTTGTAATTCTGTTTAAGAAACTCAAACTACTTAATTTGCTAATCACATGTATCACAGGAGTTTACTATTTGAGCTATTTTCCCTTCATTAACCTAACAAGAATATGTAACATGATAGAGTCAACGTTTTTAAAAGCGAAAACCGCAAAAAAGCGACAAGGCCATGAGGCTTGAGGCGAAAAGCGAGAAGTCAAGAGCACGCTTCTTTGAAATGAAACGCGCAATTTACGGAAAGTTGAAAGATACCGATGAATTTAGTACTATATATATCAAGTTGCAATTAAAATAACTAATTTCAGTATCAATATATAAAGAGGCAGACATTAGTCCAACTCCTCAAAGACGAGATTCAAAGAATCAACCAACTTCTTGTTCAGTTGCAGGTCATTGTTGAAGAACATGGCTTCACCCATGAAGCTATAACCCCTCGCTACACATGCTTTAAGCACCAAGTGATGACTTTCGAAAACAATGTCTATATCTAAAGCAGAGTATCAGATTTATCATCAAATGTATCACACTATCTACGCAGATATAACAGTCATAAAGAACTTCTACATTCAAAAGATAAAGCAAAAGACTAGCTGATTTTAGACAATACTAAACGTCTTATAGTATTTAACATCAAAACAGCAAAAAGGATTATAGGCGGAGATTTCCAGAGCATTACCACTTGGCACGGGCAGTCATTTTGAGAGCGGATGGCTGTGGAGCAGTGCAAGGTCCCTCAGTCGCAATCTTATAAAGCCCATAGAGCTGCAATTGCACCTCATTTGATACCTTTTGCGAGCGATCAGCTGCCGTAGCAGCCACGAAAGCCGTCGCGGCACTAAACGCCTCATCCAACTCAGTACTCTCTACACCTTCCCAATCATCGTCGCTTTCTATGCCGCCGCTACTCACCGAGCTCCCGTTTAAACCGCCGTCGTTCCTCTGAATTAGCGGCTCAGTAGTAGTATCCTCCGATTGAATGTTCGGTTCGACTTCGTAGGAATCGCCACGCGTGATACGAAGATTCTCGTCGCGAAAAGCGAAGATGATAGAGAAAAGCTTGGCGAGGAGGAAAGAGAAAATAACGCCGAAGATCACCGACTGTAGATACTGCTGCCAATCGGCCATGATTAGTTGGAGAAGAATACAAAACCCTAGATCgtaggaaaatattagtattaggAGAAATATAGCATTAAGAGAGAgcgaaagaagaaaaaggaaggaagGGATAGTGGAGATTGAGGGCTCGAAAATGAAATTGTTGGCAGTTGTTGTTATCGGGGTCGTTATATATACGGACAGAGCATGCGAGACGAATCTCAAATCGGGATTCATATATACACTCGTTAAATTATGTTTCTCCTTTATGTGCCCATTAAAACAACTGTTGCAAAATTGTCCCCTTTGGTTTTATCGGCTGAATCAAAGTTTAAATATCTGCTAGTAACATACCTCTAGCTATATAATCTTACTTCTTGAAGCGCTCTATTTTAACTGCGAAAGTGGACTACTCGAGTTAGACGAGAGGCAAGAACGTAATTTCAAAGAGACTCAGTCAACTTAAGTATATACTATTTCGATTTACATAAgtattgatatttttattgaagaaGGACGAAAGTATCAAGTATCGTTAGTTTGGAAGTCTAATTAGTGTTGTCagatattttaaatgtcttaaatgAAGAGTATATTGTAAAACTTGAAGAATATTGGTGCTGGAGCATTAATTAAGTCGCTTTTTTCTACAATTTATTATTTTAACCTCTttgtctttctcttttttttaaaaaaaatgtgaGAATAACAAACAATTACTTACTCATAAGTTACCTGTAATTTTGATATTTAAATGGGAAAACAAAAGATATAATCCTAAAGCTCGCAATAACTATATTGTATTAAAGCCTCCAATAGTTAATCATGATATTTTGGACTTGTAATATAGGAAATTGTATTATTTTGGTTTCTGTTAGTATAGGAAAACCACGATTCAATTCAGCTCGTACACTGTAAAGGCTATGAGCACTTAGCTAGAATGCAAATGTAGTACACGAGCCTGCCAGCTGAGCATGAGCTATTCGACAGAAGCCCTTCCAAAATGTCTAAAAGGATCTAGGCCCGTTTGGCtataaaaaaaattcactttgttttctaaattttttagctttttttcggaataagtgttttgccgtgaaaattttaaatttcatatGATGTTAAAattcgaaaattttaaaattttcaaaaagttatttttgaaaatttttaccTTTAAATCactcaaaaaaattcaaaatagcttcaaattgtattcatgtccaaacacaactctcaatttcaaatattatttttactttgAAAAAAAATTATGTTTTTCGGAATTTCATAATTCTTTATGTCCAAAGCCCACTCAAGATAGTAAAATGACCACTCAGATCGACAGCAGCCTTTCCAAAATGTCTAGATTTAATATATTAtgcatactatatatatatatatatatatatatatatatatagtgaaatTAGCAAAGTTACAACCCCACTACTCACCTTGTTTAAACACGGCAATCTCTGAAATTAGTGAGAATTGCAAATGGGATTGTTTTTTCTACGAGGCGTTTAAGACTTATGCGGGAGCTTGGAGATTCAAGGGGACAAATCATACAAAACCAATGTTAGAACATAAAACATTGCCTAAGATTCTGAACTAGCCTATGTAGTTTGTCAATTTCGTTCTCTCCATAATTAGCGTTTGTTATTGTAATTTGTAATTTGTAATTTGTTGTGCAGCAACAAATATGATATAATTGACAGTTACATATGTTAAGTCAAATATAAGGATGATTAAACTTGATCTTTACACTTAACCCAGGGAACAAACATgcattttttctttattatatctctgtttacccgaaaaacggatagagttgaatttgtatgtagttctaaagatacgttgtataacttggcacaaatcgtaaaagtaagtagaaatatatcgaatattgactgtaaagaatgaaatacaaaccaaattgaatagAAAGCgattttatgaacaagcaagatgaatcaatgtatgaaGCTCACAAGAGGATAATCTCTACTGTATTTCACTGTGAATATCAATAGTATATGAGTTTGAGAGTGTATGAATGCCTTAATAGTTGCATGTCTTACAGAAATAACAgacatccctcttatagtggagggatcctactttggatataattaaaaatacatagtggggaacccatgataaattagtttttccttaattcccgccgagattctctcccttagtgcggctgtaacggcttttgtctcttggctcgatcgtGATCGGACTTGGTATCGGTCGATCTCcagatttagagctcgatattgacttgagctcgatattgactcgggcccCGGTATTcacttgggctcggtattggtcggtctctggctcttaagctcgataacgccgcttcgcatcatagttcgatttggacttgagctcggtaatgacttcgagctcggtatttgatcggtcccagatatttgagctcggtaacctagcttcagatctcatctcgatattataaaGTTGACCTTcagtccattatgttccaatcatGACTAATCATACGGAGGTcgaaaccggttttgaccgtatactgatagtcccctcgtttctcggaaagaatgtggtgagaaacgacatgattttccaacggtatgactagatatacactgacgtttgcatcgagcccgaccatgccaaaatatgggaatcgggccgagttctcgtattatggccaaaaaatgccaaagaatgaggaactgtcatggcgggtcggtgaacaatgttccttagaTCGTTTTTTATTGtctgaataaattttaggcgatccgggtccgggaaAACGGGACCatgtggaaggcgtgggatatagcacacgaaaatatgggaatcgggccgagttctcgtattatggcccaaaaatgccacaaaattgaggaacgatcattgcagcttggtgaccaatgttccttaagtcattttctATTGCCGGATATATTTTAGGTTGTCCGGGGGCCCGTGCCCAGGCGAaagatgtgggctatagcacacgaaaatataggaaccatgccgagttctcgtattatagtccaaaaatgccaaacaatgaggaacgatcattgcagcttggtgaccaatgttccttaagTCGTTTGCTAttgtctggataaattttaggcggtcagGGTCCAGGGGCTCGAGCCCACGCCTTGGTTAtaatacaccaaaatatgggagtcgggccgAGTCCTTGTATTATGGTCCAAAAtgccataaaatgaggaacggtcatggcgagtcaGTGACCGATGTTACTTAGGTCATGTTCtattgtccggataaattttaggcagtcCGGGTCTGGGGGATCGAGCCCACGCgaaaagcatgggctatagcacacgaaaatatgggaacaggtccgagttctcgtattatggcccaaaaatgacataaaatgaggaacggtcatggcgggtgggtgaccaatgttccttaagtcattttctattatccggataaattttaggtggtcCGTATCCGGGGGgccgagcccacgcggaaggtgtgggttatagcacacgaaaatatgagaatcaggccgagttctcgtattatggcccaaaaatgccaaaacatgaggaactgtcatggcgggtcggtgaaaaATGTTCCTTAGATTATTTTTTATTGTTCGGATAAACTTTAGGTGGTCCTGGTCCGGGGGATCGAGCCCACACagaaggtgtgggttatagcacatgaaaatttaagAATCAGGCCGAGTTttcgtattatggcccaaaaatgccaaacaatgaggaacggtcatggagtgtCGATGAACagtgttccttaggtcgttttctattaCCCAAATacattttaggcggtccgggtccgggggcccgagcccatgcggaaggcgtgagctatagcacacgaaaatatgggaatcggtccgagttctcgtattatgaaccaaaaatgccaaaatatgagaaacTGTCATGGCGGGTTGGTGAACAATATTCCTTAGGTTTTTCTATTGtctggacaaattttaggcggtccgggtccgAGGGCACGGACCTAcgcgaaaggcatgggctatagggcacgaaaatatgagaattagaACGAGTTCTTGTATTATGGCCCAAAAtacaacaaaatgaggaacggtcatggctagtCGATGAccaatattccttaggtcattttctattgtccggatatagtttaggcggtccgggtctggGGCCCCCAGcccacgtggaaggcgtgggttataacacacgaaactatgagaatcggtccgagttctcgtattatgacccaaaaatatcaaaaaatgaggaattgtcatggcgggtcggtgaacaatgttccttaggtcatttcctATTGTCTGGATAAagtttaggcggtccgggtcccGGGGCaggggcccacgcggaaggcgtgggctatagggcacgaaaatatcggaatcggatCCAATTCttgtattatggcccaaaaatgccaataaataaggaacggtcatggcgggtcagTGACCGATAATACTTAGGTCATGTTCTATTgtttggataaattttaggcggtccgggtctggggaatcgagcccacgcggaaggcgtgggccatagcacacgaaaatatgggaatcaagccgagttctcatattatggcccaaaaattcCAAACagtgagaaacggtcatggtgggtAGGTAAccaatattccttaggtcattttctattatcCGAATAAATTTTAAGCAGTCCTGGTCCGGGGGAccaagcccacgcggaaggcgtgggctataacacacgaaaatatgggaatcgagcagagttctcgtattatgatccaaaaatgcaataaaatgaggaacggtcatggcgggtcgatgaccaatgttccttaggccGTTTTTTATTACCCGGATACATTTTAGGTagtccgagtccgggggcccgagctcacgcgaaaggcgtgggctatagcacacgaaaatatgggaatcggtctgagttctcatattatgacccaaaaatgccaaacaatgaggaactgtcatggagggtcggtgaacaatgttcctaaggtcattttctattgtcggGATAAATTTAAGGCGGTCCGGGTCCGGGATCCtcagcccacgcggaaggcgtgggctataacacacgaaaatatgggaatcggtctaagttctcgtattatgacccaacaataccaaaaatgaggaattgTCATGGAGGGTCGctgaacaatgttccttaggtcattttctattgtatGGATAAATTTTAAGCGGTCTGTGTCCGGGGGCAGGGGCCCacgcagaaggcatgggctataggacacgaaaatatcgAAATCGGACCGaattctcgtattatggccctaaaatgccacaaaataaggaacggtcatggcgggtcgatgaccaatgttccgtaggtcgttttctattgttcggataaattttaggcagtcTGGCTCCAGGGCCCGAGCCCACGaggacggcgtgggctatagcacacaaaactatgggaatcggtttgagttctcgtattatgacacAAAAATGCCAAGAAATGAGGAAGTGTCATGGCGGGTCACTAACCGATGTTACTTAGGTTATGTTCTgttgtccggataaattttaggcgatccgggtctgggggatcgagcccacgcgaaaggcgtgggttatagcacacgaaaatatgggaaatagACTGAGTTCtca
Encoded proteins:
- the LOC104089545 gene encoding acyl-CoA-binding domain-containing protein 1 codes for the protein MNPDLRFVSHALSVYITTPITTTANNFIFEPSISTIPSFLFLLSLSLNAIFLLILIFSYDLGFCILLQLIMADWQQYLQSVIFGVIFSFLLAKLFSIIFAFRDENLRITRGDSYEVEPNIQSEDTTTEPLIQRNDGGLNGSSVSSGGIESDDDWEGVESTELDEAFSAATAFVAATAADRSQKVSNEVQLQLYGLYKIATEGPCTAPQPSALKMTARAKWQAWQKLGAMPPEEAMEKYLDIVTELYPSWLSGSETKKKDEESSVARNADSRGPMGPVFSTFIDEEESGNELKLDAIHAFAREGDEENLLKCIESGVPVNVKDSEGRAPLHWAVDRGHLSITKLLLSRNADVNAKDLEGQTALHYAAVCEREDIAEFLVKHGANVEIKDNDGDCPRDVCELHWPWLQQATTHN